In the Solanum pennellii chromosome 5, SPENNV200 genome, one interval contains:
- the LOC107020791 gene encoding glutamate-rich WD repeat-containing protein 1-like, translating into MVRRLKKPKNAKRKNKEVEGLSDSVASKVWEAGIDKLEEGEELQCDPSAYNALHAFHIGWPCMSFDVLRDSLGMVRTEFSHTAYCVAGTQADKRASNSIGIFKLSNISGKRRDLVPTKTGDDDNMDSESSDSDDDDNEEKEVEAVLQLRKVFHEGCVNRIRAMTQNPHIVASWSDTGHVQVWDFSSHLNALAEAESDRSQGASAVSNHSPLFKFGGHKDEGYAIDWSPHVPGRLVSGDCKNSIHLWEPTSDTTWNVEDSFIGHSASVEDLQWSPVDPCAFASCSVDGSIKIWDTRKKRSPTATIKAYKTDVNVISWNRGASCMLASGSDDGAFSIQDLRVVKCGLNEGGESVVAYFEYHKHPITSIEWSPHHEAASTIAVSSSDNQLTIWDLSLERDEEEEAEFKVKMKEQVNVPTDLPPQLLFIHQGQKDLKELHWHPQIPGMVISTAADGFNILMPSNIENVLPA; encoded by the exons ATGGTTCGAAGATTAAAGAAGCCCAAAAACGCTAAGCGCAAGAATAAG GAAGTGGAAGGATTGTCGGATTCAGTAGCATCAAAAGTATGGGAGGCAGGAATAGACAAATTGGAGGAAGGTGAAGAGCTTCAGTGTGACCCATCTGCTTACAATGCCCTTCATGCCTTCCATATTGGATGGCCATGCATGAG TTTTGATGTGCTGCGGGACTCTCTTGGCATGGTGCGAACTGAGTTTTCACATACTGCATACTGTGTAGCAGGAACACAA GCAGACAAAAGGGCTTCCAACTCTATTGGAATTTTTAAGTTATCTAATATATCTGGAAAAAGGCGGGACTTGGTGCCAACCAAGACTggtgatgatgataatatggACAGTGAAAGTAGTGacagtgatgatgatgataatgaagaAAAGGAAGTAGAAGCTGTTCTACAG CTACGCAAGGTGTTTCATGAAGGATGTGTTAATCGTATACGTGCTATGACGCAAAACCCCCATATAGTTGCTTCTTGGAGTGATACTGGTCATGTTCAG GTCTGGGATTTTAGCTCACATTTAAATGCATTGGCAGAAGCAGAGAGTGATCGTAGCCAAGGGGCTTCTGCAGTCTCTAATCACTCACCTTTATTTAAGTTTGGCGGACACAAAGATGAGGGCTATGCTATAGATTGGAGTCCTCATGTACCAGGGAGGCTTGTTTCAG GGGACTGCAAGAATAGTATCCATTTATGGGAGCCAACTTCTGATACAACATGGAATGTTGAAGATTCTTTTATTGGACACAGCGCAAGTGTTGAAGATCTTCAG TGGAGCCCTGTAGATCCTTGTGCGTTTGCCTCTTGCTCAGTTGATGGAAGTATTAAGATATGGGACACCCGAAAGAAAAGATCTCCTACCGCAACTATAAAGGCATATAAGACAGATGTTAATGTTATATCATGGAACAG GGGAGCGAGCTGTATGCTTGCATCTGGGAGTGATGACGGGGCTTTTTCTATTCAAGATCTTAGAGTCGTCAAGTGTGGTCTGAAT GAAGGAGGAGAGAGTGTCGTGGCATACTTTGAATATCACAAACATCCGATCACTTCTATTGAATGGAGTCCTCACCATGAAGCTGCCTCAACCATTGCTGTTTCATCATCTGACAATCAACTGAC tATCTGGGACCTTTCTTTGGAGAGAGATGAGGAAGAGGAGGCTGAGTTCAAAGTCAAAATGAAAGAGCAAGTCAATGTCCCAACAGATTTGCCCCCACAACTTCTCTTTATCCATCAG GGtcagaaagatttgaaagaACTTCACTGGCATCCTCAGATCCCTGGAATGGTTATATCCACAGCAGCAGATGGATTTAACATACTAATGCCATCAAACATTGAAAATGTGCTTCCTGCTTGA
- the LOC107020792 gene encoding ACT domain-containing protein ACR3-like — MDGCTLESEAEKEKVVKCIEAAIRRRISEGFSFELCAKDRVGLLSEVTRVLRENGLSVTRAGVTTIGEKAKNFFYVRDASGNPVEMKTIERLREEIGQTMMLNVKKVPTSAKAPETGGLAKTSFFFGGLLEKFRT, encoded by the exons ATGGATGGTTGCACTCTGGAATCTGAAGCAGAGAAGGAAAAGGTTGTGAAGTGTATTGAAGCTGCTATTCGGCGAAGGATAAGTGAG GGCTTCAGCTTTGAGTTGTGTGCCAAGGACCGAGTTGGCTTACTTTCTGAAGTTACGAGAGTCCTACGAGAAAATGGGCTATCAGTGACTAGAGCTGGTGTTACAACTATTGGGGAGAAAGCAAAGAATTTCTTCTACGTAAGAGATGCGTCTGGAAACCCTGTAGAGATGAAGACGATTGAAAGACTGCGTGAAGAAATTGGACAGACAATGATGCTTAACGTGAAGAAAGTCCCAACATCTGCAAAGGCACCTGAAACTGGTGGTCTGGCTAAGACAAGCTTTTTCTTCGGAGGCTTACTGGAAAAGTTCCGAACCTGA